One window of Magallana gigas chromosome 2, xbMagGiga1.1, whole genome shotgun sequence genomic DNA carries:
- the LOC105335153 gene encoding sodium/mannose cotransporter SLC5A10: MEAGLTHWVDILVVVLYFAFVLLVGIWSIWRKERTTTQGYFLAGRAMLWFPIGASLFSSNIGSEHFIGLAGSGAASGIAVVAFEWGSAVCLLLLGWVFLPVYLTSGIFTIPEYLNKRFGGTRLRTYLSLLLQFLNIITKISVDVYAGSVFVQQALGWNTYISIAAILVVTAVYTVIGGLAAVIFTDTLQTIIMLIGSTTLSVLAFVKVGGIQGLMVKYFEAIPSHALPNDILLANSTNSSVLYNITSSMFNVTKNTCGLPRSDAFHILRDPINSDLPWPGILIRSTFVSVWYWCADQVIVQRTLAAKSIAHARAATILAGYLKFLPLFLIIMPGMISRVLYSETVACADPETCLRVCDNAAGCSNVAYPQLILGLAPIGMRGLMVAVMMAAVMSSLTSIFNSASTLFTMDIWKRIRKQSTERELLIVGKVFVVILVGISILWIPLIKAAQQGQLFLYIQALTGYVSPPICSLFLLAVFVPRVNEQGAFWGLLIGHLVGLTRMVLDFVYPSPGCGKEDDRPGVVKYIHFTYFSAILLVLAAVIILLVSFVTEAQDRRKLKGLTFWTSERIGPRPKCEEGKSTNEKLMLGVDPDIETTVTVISKFDVRRKLEGDKDIEVDTAIRPNKLYMDRSTNLFLNINAGVLIGAFVFLYCLFG, encoded by the exons ATGGAGGCTGGTCTGACCCACTGGGTGGACATATTGGTGGTGGTGCTGTACTTTGCTTTTGTTCTTTTAGTTGGAATATGG TCCATTTGGCGCAAGGAGCGGACCACTACACAAGGTTACTTTCTGGCGGGAAGGGCAATGTTATGGTTTCCT ATAGGTGCTTCGCTGTTTTCCAGCAATATTGGTAGTGAACATTTCATTGGATTGGCAGGTAGCGGAGCGGCCAGCGGTATCGCTGTTGTAGCATTTGAGTGGGGA TCAGCTGTTTGCCTTCTATTGCTTGGATGGGTCTTCCTCCCAGTTTACCTTACTTCCGGT ATTTTTACCATTCCCGAGTATCTGAACAAAAGATTTGGAGGTACCAGACTTAGGACCTATCTCAGCCTGCTGCTACAGTTTCTGAACATAATAACCAAAATATCG GTAGACGTGTACGCCGGGTCAGTATTTGTTCAACAAGCCCTGGGATGGAATACCTATATCTCCATAGCAGCCATTCTTGTGGTCACCGCTGTGTATACTGTCATAG GAGGTTTGGCGGCTGTCATCTTTACAGACACTCTTCAGACCATCATCATGCTAATTGGCTCCACTACGTTGTCGGTTTTGG CTTTTGTGAAGGTTGGAGGGATCCAAGGACTGATGGTAAAGTATTTTGAGGCCATTCCTTCGCACGCACTACCTAATGACATCCTGTTGGCGAACTCCACTAACAGCAGTGTGCTATACAACATCACCTCCAGCATGTTTAACGTCACAAAGAACACGTGCGGACTGCCTCGTTCTGATGCATTCCACATTTTACGAGACCCAATCAACTCGGATCTCCCGTGGCCCGGGATCTTAATCAGGTCAACGTTTGTGTCAGTCTGGTATTGGTGCGCTGATCAG GTGATCGTACAGAGGACCTTGGCCGCTAAAAGCATTGCACACGCCCGTGCTGCGACGATCTTAGCTGGTTACTTGAAGTTCCTGCCTTTGTTTCTGATTATTATGCCCGGCATGATCAGCAGAGTGCTTTATTCAG aaACTGTTGCCTGCGCGGACCCCGAGACGTGTTTAAGGGTGTGTGATAACGCCGCCGGATGTTCCAATGTGGCGTACCCACAGCTCATTCTGGGGTTGGCGCCAATCG GCATGCGTGGTTTAATGGTAGCCGTGATGATGGCGGCAGTAATGAGTTCCTTGACGTCCATCTTTAACAGCGCTTCTACTCTCTTCACCATGGATATATGGAAACGGATAAGGAAACAGTCGACAGAGAGGGAATTACTTATTGTGGGCAA AGTTTTCGTGGTCATTTTGGTCGGGATCAGTATTCTGTGGATTCCCCTGATTAAGGCCGCTCAGCAGGGACAGCTTTTCCTGTACATACAGGCTCTGACCGGCTACGTCTCACCCCCTATCTGTTCTCTATTCCTTCTGGCCGTCTTTGTCCCGAGGGTCAACGAACAG GGCGCCTTTTGGGGGCTACTGATTGGTCACTTGGTAGGACTAACAAGAATGGTTTTGGATTTTGTGTACCCGTCCCCTGGGTGCGGTAAGGAAGACGATCGCCCAGGAGTGgtcaaatatatacattttacctACTTCTCCGCCATCCTTCTAGTTCTAGCTGCTGTCATTATTCTGTTGGTCAGTTTTGTTACTGAGGCTCAAGACAGGAGGAAA CTCAAAGGATTGACATTTTGGACTTCAGAGCGAATAGGCCCCAGACCAAAGTGTGAAGAAGGAAAATCAACCAATGAAAAATTGATGCTGGGGG TTGACCCTGATATTGAAACTACAGTCACAGTGATTAGCAAGTTTGACGTCAGAAGGAAGCTCGAAGGAGACAAGGACATTGAGGTCGACACGGCCATCAGACCGAATAAACTCTACATGGACAGGAGCACTAACCTGTTTCTAAATATAAATGCCGGTGTTCTAATAGGCGCTTTTGTATTCCTGTACTGTTtgtttggataa